One genomic window of Coffea eugenioides isolate CCC68of chromosome 1, Ceug_1.0, whole genome shotgun sequence includes the following:
- the LOC113760468 gene encoding tabersonine 16-O-methyltransferase-like, with protein sequence MSCDGHVRARGVTGFFVENPQGYALTSAGQLLLKDEAFNVRAHIFLSCDPALLKRWNLLTEWFQNDGPSPFDTAYGNNLWDYSAREVRFGNMFNEAMASDSQSSVEVLMTKCKFVFEGLTTFADVGGGTGKVAQNFPSIKCTVYDLAHVVANQEGAENLEFLAGDMFHSVPRANAILLKMLVNFGPAKERTEKEWSKLFSEAGFSSYKVYPVLGMRCLIEVYP encoded by the exons ATGTCATGTGACGGGCACGTGCGGGCTCGGGGCGTGACAGGATTCTTTGTTGAAAACCCTCAAGGCTATGCACTCACGTCTGCAGGTCAGCTTCTTTTGAAAGACGAGGCATTCAATGTACGGGCACACATTTTTCTATCATGTGATCCTGCCCTGTTGAAGCGCTGGAATCTCTTGACCGAGTGGTTCCAGAATGATGGTCCCTCTCCATTTGATACTGCATATGGGAATAATCTCTGGGATTACAGCGCGCGAGAAGTTCGATTTGGAAACATGTTTAACGAGGCCATGGCTAGTGATAGTCAGTCGTCTGTAGAAGTGCTGATGACCAAATGCAAGTTTGTGTTTGAAGGCTTGACAACTTTTGCTGATGTTGGGGGTGGTACTGGCAAAGTTGCCCAAAACTTTCCTAGCATAAAATGTACTGTATATGATCTCGCACATGTCGTTGCTAATCAAGAAGGAGCTGAGAACTTGGAATTTTTAGCTGGAGATATGTTTCATAGTGTACCCCGTGCTAATGCAATCTTGCTCAAG ATGTTGGTTAACTTCGGCCCTGCCAAAGAAAGAACTGAGAAGGAATGGTCAAAATTGTTTTCAGAAGCTGGATTTAGTAGCTATAAAGTCTATCCAGTCTTGGGCATGAGGTGTCTCATTGAGGTTTATCCCTAA